In the genome of Solanum stenotomum isolate F172 unplaced genomic scaffold, ASM1918654v1 scaffold18682, whole genome shotgun sequence, one region contains:
- the LOC125850710 gene encoding protein MIZU-KUSSEI 1: MPKVDALRRFLLPCCNSTPTSPAPPAPLTISTKKRLSTSLRDDLDDSKQEKKFDEDQEDSYPTTPISTTNSTSSTSGAAISLSAPPRSSKTMVIGTIFGQRRGGHVWFCVQHDRLNTKPSLLLELSIPTTTLIQEMRCGLVRIALESSDSELNRCPLHSIPMWTLFCNGRKIGFAVRRRATQQTRIMLKTMQSMTVGAGVIPSGLVSGTESEEVLYMRANYECIIGGADSESFHLINPDEGPGQEFSIFLLRSK; this comes from the coding sequence ATGCCGAAAGTCGATGCTCTCCGTCGATTTCTCCTCCCCTGTTGCAATTCAACACCCACATCCCCAGCACCACCGGCGCCGCTCACAATCTCCACCAAAAAACGCCTGAGCACCTCACTGCGTGACGATCTCGACGActcaaaacaagaaaagaaattcGATGAAGATCAAGAAGATTCATACCCAACAACCCCAATCAGCACTACAAACAGCACCAGCAGCACCTCCGGCGCCGCAATTTCACTCTCAGCTCCACCGCGTTCTTCTAAAACAATGGTAATCGGAACAATCTTCGGCCAACGTCGCGGTGGACATGTATGGTTCTGCGTACAACACGATCGTCTCAACACGAAGCCTTCACTTCTTCTAGAACTTTCCATCCCAACCACAACCCTTATTCAAGAAATGCGATGTGGATTAGTCCGAATTGCTCTTGAATCATCGGATTCGGAGCTGAATCGTTGCCCGCTCCATTCAATTCCAATGTGGACTCTGTTCTGTAATGGGAGAAAAATCGGGTTTGCGGTTCGGAGACGGGCGACCCAACAGACCCGAATTATGTTGAAGACGATGCAGTCAATGACAGTCGGGGCGGGTGTAATTCCGTCGGGTTTGGTTTCGGGTACCGAATCCGAAGAGGTGTTGTATATGAGAGCTAACTATGAGTGTATTATTGGTGGTGCGGATTCGGAGTCTTTTCATTTGATTAACCCGGATGAAGGTCCGGGTCAAGAATTCAGTATCTTTTTGCTTCGATCCAAATAA